Proteins encoded in a region of the Methylobacterium radiotolerans JCM 2831 genome:
- a CDS encoding glycosyltransferase, whose translation MNDVLPAEALAERGLLDRVRATRSDVAARPRVLFVSHTGTMSGAELVLRDAVRPWPGSTAFLFEDGALTEALRDQGLEIRLARRRSALAGLRRDVSPLSALPVLGQLGALALEIARAARVCDVVYANSQKAFLLSAPAARAAGRPLIWHLHDILDSAHFGRAQRVLQVRLANLCAARVIVPSEAAARAFVEAGGRRSLIRVVPNGLDVDPVPCGAAALRAELGLPDGPLVGVFSRLAPWKGQDVLIDALATLPGLRCVVVGAPLFGEDAYAAHLRDLAARRGLSDRVLFLGQRDDVPRLMQAVDAVVHSSVDPEPFGRTLVEAMLVGVPVIATDAGASAEILDGGAAGTLVPPRRPDRLAAALSALFAAPDAFRARTALARERALSRYGADRMQRDLTDIILQVAGRA comes from the coding sequence ATGAACGACGTGCTTCCCGCCGAAGCGCTCGCCGAGCGCGGCCTCCTTGACCGGGTGCGGGCCACCCGCTCCGACGTCGCCGCTCGGCCGCGCGTCCTGTTCGTGAGTCACACCGGCACCATGTCGGGAGCCGAGCTGGTGCTCCGCGACGCCGTCCGGCCGTGGCCGGGCTCGACCGCGTTCCTGTTCGAGGACGGCGCCCTCACCGAGGCCCTGCGCGATCAGGGCCTGGAGATCCGCCTCGCGCGCCGACGGTCCGCCCTGGCGGGCCTCCGGCGCGATGTCTCCCCCCTGAGCGCGCTGCCGGTCCTGGGCCAGCTCGGCGCCCTGGCTCTCGAGATCGCCCGGGCGGCCCGTGTTTGCGACGTGGTCTACGCCAACTCGCAGAAGGCCTTCCTGCTCTCCGCCCCGGCGGCCCGCGCCGCCGGGCGTCCCCTGATCTGGCACCTGCACGACATCCTCGACAGCGCGCATTTCGGCCGGGCGCAGCGCGTCCTGCAGGTCCGGCTCGCCAATCTCTGCGCCGCCCGGGTGATCGTGCCCTCCGAGGCCGCCGCGCGGGCCTTCGTCGAGGCCGGCGGGCGCCGGTCCCTGATCCGCGTCGTGCCGAACGGCCTCGACGTCGACCCGGTGCCCTGCGGTGCCGCCGCCCTGCGCGCGGAGCTCGGCCTGCCGGACGGTCCCCTCGTCGGCGTCTTCAGCCGCCTCGCGCCGTGGAAGGGGCAGGACGTCCTGATCGACGCGCTGGCGACCCTGCCCGGCCTGCGCTGCGTCGTGGTGGGGGCGCCCCTTTTCGGCGAGGATGCCTACGCGGCGCATCTGCGCGACCTCGCGGCGCGGCGCGGCCTGTCGGACCGGGTCCTGTTCCTCGGCCAGCGCGACGATGTCCCCAGGCTGATGCAGGCGGTCGACGCGGTCGTGCACTCCTCGGTCGATCCCGAACCGTTCGGCCGTACCCTCGTCGAGGCCATGCTGGTCGGCGTGCCGGTGATCGCCACCGACGCCGGCGCGTCCGCCGAGATCCTCGACGGCGGCGCGGCCGGAACCCTGGTGCCGCCGCGGCGGCCGGACCGCCTCGCGGCGGCCCTGTCGGCGCTGTTCGCCGCTCCCGACGCCTTCAGGGCGCGCACGGCGCTCGCGCGCGAGCGGGCGCTGTCCCGTTACGGCGCGGACCGCATGCAGCGCGATCTCACCGACATCATCCTCCAGGTCGCCGGCCGGGCCTGA
- a CDS encoding GumC family protein, protein MSFLTVDLADRAPVRALPQEPARGGPLAAALARIWHRRTLFLAVFAAVLGLAVTALLMIQPQYVASGSVIVAEAEPGANNASMAWIQKIGDPADIESQILVIRSPRLLRLAIDDNLVAAVLAECRYAATGGHPDRISDKKDAACTKLTTDRNALVEYLQRRYTVLSSGRSRIITIGYKSPLPETAQTMANGLINAFLEDQREAQASSRKAAADWLHTEISQLDASIRADETRIQTFRRRKGLLKGSLAPISAERLTSISQQLAAAETAKADAAARLSEIEARGTRGADSAPAVLASPTIVSLKQQLSGVSAQLANQSTLLGANHPVIRALETEQASLRARIEQEIGNVARGLRKSYEASSTLAKSLRAQLETAKTDAAAAMDDEASIEGMVRNAEIKRTRYADLVKRAGELETERRILTGSTRLVSLAELPQEPFSPKAVPFLAGGLVLAGVLAAAAALLRDYTDRRVRTSAQLMAGTGAPVFAQLPSLETAGLVGRFSERQRELDLAEALARARVYPVMQNVLRNLHAHLVLAGAGKSRVILVTSAKPREGKSFTAFALAGIGAASGRRVLVVECDLRRPNFEASLGLGRGAGLGGVLRGEIDPAEAVVRAGRFDVIPAGTPTADSTELLMGDRMADFLKWSRRYDLVLLDTPPTSLLMDAPMLARQVDGVLCCARYGRSQLSDTVETVANLRRAGGHVLGIAMTMVRPGIQSTYDVMPLPDPRAAASAR, encoded by the coding sequence ATGTCCTTCCTGACTGTCGATCTGGCCGACCGGGCGCCGGTCCGGGCCCTCCCCCAGGAGCCGGCGCGCGGCGGTCCGCTGGCCGCCGCCCTCGCGCGGATCTGGCATCGCCGGACCCTGTTCCTGGCGGTGTTCGCCGCGGTCCTCGGCCTCGCCGTCACCGCGCTGCTGATGATCCAGCCGCAATACGTGGCGAGCGGCTCGGTGATCGTCGCCGAGGCCGAGCCGGGCGCCAACAACGCCTCGATGGCCTGGATCCAGAAGATCGGCGACCCGGCGGACATCGAGAGCCAGATCCTGGTGATCCGCTCGCCACGGCTCCTGCGCCTCGCCATCGACGACAACCTCGTCGCCGCGGTCCTCGCCGAGTGCCGCTACGCGGCGACCGGCGGTCATCCCGACCGGATCAGCGACAAGAAGGACGCCGCCTGCACGAAGCTCACGACCGACCGCAACGCGCTCGTCGAGTATCTGCAGAGGCGCTACACGGTCCTGAGCTCCGGCCGCTCGCGCATCATCACCATCGGCTACAAGTCGCCGCTGCCCGAGACGGCGCAGACCATGGCCAACGGCCTGATCAACGCCTTCCTGGAAGACCAGCGCGAGGCGCAGGCCTCGAGCCGCAAGGCGGCGGCCGACTGGCTGCACACCGAGATTAGCCAGCTGGACGCGTCGATCCGGGCCGACGAGACCCGCATCCAAACGTTCCGGCGCCGCAAGGGCCTGCTGAAGGGCTCGCTGGCCCCGATCAGCGCCGAGCGGCTCACCAGCATCAGCCAGCAGCTCGCCGCGGCCGAGACCGCCAAAGCGGACGCCGCCGCGCGGCTGAGCGAGATCGAGGCCAGGGGCACCCGCGGCGCCGACAGCGCCCCGGCCGTCCTGGCGAGCCCGACCATCGTCTCGCTGAAGCAGCAGCTCAGCGGTGTCAGCGCGCAGCTCGCCAACCAGAGCACCCTGCTGGGCGCGAACCATCCGGTCATCCGGGCGCTCGAGACCGAGCAGGCGAGCCTGCGCGCGCGGATCGAGCAGGAGATCGGGAACGTCGCGCGGGGCCTGCGCAAGTCCTACGAGGCCTCGAGCACCCTCGCCAAGTCGCTGCGCGCCCAACTCGAGACCGCGAAGACGGACGCCGCCGCCGCCATGGACGACGAGGCCTCGATCGAGGGCATGGTGCGCAACGCCGAGATCAAGCGCACCCGCTACGCCGATCTGGTGAAGCGCGCGGGCGAGCTCGAGACCGAGCGGCGGATCCTGACCGGCAGCACGCGGCTGGTCAGCCTCGCCGAGTTGCCGCAGGAGCCGTTCTCGCCCAAGGCCGTGCCGTTCCTGGCGGGCGGCCTCGTGCTCGCCGGCGTGCTCGCCGCCGCCGCCGCGCTGCTGCGCGACTACACCGACCGGCGCGTGCGCACCTCGGCGCAGCTGATGGCGGGCACCGGCGCACCGGTCTTCGCGCAATTGCCGAGCCTGGAGACCGCCGGCCTCGTCGGCCGCTTCTCCGAGCGCCAGCGCGAGCTCGACCTCGCGGAGGCCCTGGCGCGGGCGCGGGTTTATCCGGTGATGCAGAACGTCCTGCGCAACCTGCACGCCCATCTCGTGCTGGCCGGCGCCGGCAAGTCCCGCGTCATCCTGGTCACCTCGGCGAAGCCGCGGGAGGGCAAATCCTTCACGGCCTTCGCGCTCGCCGGGATCGGCGCCGCAAGCGGCCGACGGGTGCTCGTGGTCGAGTGCGACCTGCGGCGCCCGAACTTCGAGGCCTCCCTCGGGCTCGGCCGCGGCGCGGGCCTCGGCGGCGTGCTCCGCGGCGAGATCGACCCGGCCGAGGCCGTTGTCCGGGCCGGACGCTTCGACGTCATCCCCGCGGGAACGCCGACGGCCGACTCGACCGAGCTCCTGATGGGCGACCGGATGGCGGACTTCCTCAAGTGGAGCCGCCGCTACGACCTCGTCCTCCTCGACACGCCGCCCACGAGTCTCCTGATGGACGCGCCGATGCTCGCCCGCCAGGTCGACGGCGTGCTCTGCTGCGCCCGCTACGGCCGCTCGCAGCTCTCCGACACCGTCGAGACCGTGGCGAACCTGCGCCGCGCCGGCGGACACGTCCTCGGGATCGCCATGACCATGGTCCGCCCGGGTATCCAGTCGACCTACGACGTGATGCCGCTTCCCGATCCCCGGGCGGCCGCGAGCGCGCGATGA
- a CDS encoding glycosyltransferase: MRVAIVHDWLYIVGGAERVLEQLLRIYPDADVFALFDFLPDADRARLGYSQARTSFIQRMPFARTRHRNYLPLMPLAIEQFDLSAYDLVISSSYAVAKGVLTGPDQLHVSYIHSPMRYAWDMQHTYLRESGCDAGMKSLLARLILHRMRVWDFRTAAGPNAIVANSAFVARRIHKVYGRTAEVIHPPITLPTLRYDGPRANHFLVASRLVPYKNVEAVIRAFALLPDLELVVAGSGPDAARLREIAGPNVTFSGFVPDAELRHLMAMARAFIFAAEEDFGIIVVEATSEGTPVLALGRGGARETVQTRGPQRTGMFFDVPEPEAIAECVRRFLLQESHFTREACWAQAETFSAELFRSRFSNFVDDQMALHRAACETRPRIVPRLEAVG, translated from the coding sequence ATGCGCGTCGCGATTGTTCACGACTGGTTGTATATCGTCGGTGGCGCCGAGCGTGTCCTCGAGCAGCTGCTGCGGATCTATCCGGACGCGGACGTCTTCGCCCTCTTCGACTTCCTGCCCGACGCAGACCGGGCGCGGCTGGGCTACTCGCAGGCGCGGACGAGCTTCATCCAGCGCATGCCCTTCGCGCGGACGCGGCACCGCAACTACCTGCCGCTGATGCCGCTCGCGATCGAGCAGTTCGATCTGTCGGCCTACGATCTGGTCATCTCGAGCAGCTACGCGGTGGCGAAGGGCGTCCTGACCGGGCCCGACCAGCTCCACGTCTCCTACATCCACTCGCCCATGCGTTACGCCTGGGACATGCAGCACACCTACCTGCGGGAGAGCGGCTGCGACGCGGGCATGAAGAGCCTGCTCGCCCGGCTGATCCTGCACCGGATGCGCGTCTGGGATTTCCGCACGGCGGCCGGTCCCAACGCGATCGTGGCCAACTCGGCCTTCGTCGCCCGCCGCATCCACAAGGTCTACGGCCGCACCGCCGAGGTCATCCACCCGCCGATCACGCTGCCGACCCTGCGGTACGACGGCCCGCGCGCGAACCACTTCCTCGTGGCCAGCCGCCTCGTGCCCTACAAGAACGTCGAGGCGGTGATCCGCGCCTTCGCGCTGCTTCCCGATCTCGAACTCGTGGTGGCGGGCTCCGGGCCGGATGCCGCGCGGCTGCGCGAGATCGCGGGGCCCAACGTGACATTCTCGGGCTTCGTGCCCGACGCGGAGCTGCGCCACCTCATGGCCATGGCCCGCGCCTTCATCTTCGCGGCCGAAGAGGATTTCGGGATCATCGTGGTCGAGGCCACGTCGGAGGGCACGCCCGTCCTCGCACTGGGCCGCGGCGGTGCCCGCGAGACGGTCCAGACCCGCGGCCCGCAGCGCACCGGGATGTTCTTCGACGTGCCCGAGCCCGAGGCGATCGCCGAGTGCGTCCGGCGCTTCCTGCTGCAGGAGAGCCACTTCACCCGCGAGGCCTGCTGGGCGCAGGCCGAGACGTTCTCGGCCGAGCTGTTCCGCAGCCGGTTCTCGAACTTCGTCGATGACCAGATGGCCCTGCACCGGGCCGCCTGCGAGACGCGCCCGCGGATCGTGCCGCGCCTCGAAGCCGTCGGCTGA
- a CDS encoding acyltransferase family protein: MIYNLQILRAVASYLVFLTHFGLYVGPVLPRPDLLAFGASGVDVFFVLSGFIMFVSTSGRRESPGEFLLRRASRVVPVYWIVTIGLALIALTGLRPIGIVEIRTDYVVQSLLFLPFSRGSFIEPLNSVGWTLNYEMFFYVVFAGLLLVPKPAVRALGAAAVFLALILLGLLPASGLYWAYYTKPILIEFAAGIGLGYAYLRLGVLPAGFPARRAAGAVVAAAVLLILGGQVVTEALGASPELSGFARPLVWGFAAVLIVGAMLLLERAGIVLKSRWLLSQGNASYSFYLVHNLLLHSAAKIAALVVAPGIARAVLIFAIAFPAAVAAGELLFRYVEAPVIAALRRRLDRRPSPGPLPAPIAS; encoded by the coding sequence ATGATCTACAACCTTCAAATCCTGCGCGCCGTCGCCTCGTACCTCGTCTTCCTCACGCATTTCGGCCTCTATGTCGGCCCCGTCCTGCCGCGGCCTGACCTCCTCGCCTTCGGGGCGAGCGGCGTCGACGTGTTCTTCGTGCTCTCCGGGTTCATCATGTTCGTGAGCACGAGCGGGCGCCGCGAGAGCCCGGGGGAGTTCCTGCTCCGCCGCGCCTCTCGCGTCGTCCCGGTCTACTGGATCGTGACGATCGGCCTGGCGTTGATCGCGCTCACCGGGCTGAGGCCCATCGGGATCGTGGAGATCCGGACGGATTACGTCGTTCAGTCCCTGCTGTTCCTGCCGTTCTCGCGGGGTAGTTTCATCGAGCCGCTGAACTCCGTAGGCTGGACCCTCAATTACGAGATGTTCTTCTACGTGGTTTTCGCGGGATTGCTGCTGGTGCCCAAGCCCGCCGTCCGGGCGCTCGGCGCAGCCGCGGTCTTCCTCGCGCTGATCCTGCTCGGATTGCTGCCGGCGTCGGGTCTCTACTGGGCGTACTACACCAAGCCGATCCTGATCGAGTTCGCTGCCGGCATCGGGCTGGGCTACGCCTACCTGAGGCTCGGAGTGTTGCCCGCAGGCTTCCCCGCCCGCCGCGCCGCCGGCGCGGTCGTCGCGGCCGCGGTGCTGCTCATCCTCGGCGGCCAGGTCGTCACCGAGGCGCTCGGCGCCAGCCCCGAACTGTCGGGGTTCGCCCGCCCGCTGGTCTGGGGTTTCGCGGCCGTCCTGATCGTGGGCGCGATGCTGCTGCTGGAGCGGGCCGGCATCGTGTTGAAGTCGCGCTGGCTGCTCTCGCAGGGCAATGCCAGCTACTCCTTCTATCTGGTTCACAATCTGCTGCTGCACAGCGCCGCCAAGATCGCGGCGCTCGTCGTCGCGCCCGGCATCGCGCGCGCTGTCCTGATCTTCGCGATCGCGTTCCCAGCGGCGGTGGCCGCGGGGGAGTTGCTGTTCCGGTATGTCGAGGCGCCGGTGATCGCGGCCCTGCGGCGCCGGCTCGACCGGCGCCCCTCGCCGGGCCCCCTGCCCGCCCCGATCGCCTCGTAG
- a CDS encoding acyl carrier protein, with protein sequence MAQDIREILGSNEAFAGKADHLSEDDSLFDLGLDSFGSVQLMLGLEERFGIEFPDELLNRKSFSSIRAIREAVSSLIQQEAA encoded by the coding sequence ATCGCTCAGGACATCCGTGAGATTCTCGGCTCGAACGAAGCCTTCGCAGGGAAGGCGGATCACCTCTCCGAGGATGACAGCCTGTTCGATCTCGGCTTGGACTCGTTCGGTTCGGTTCAGCTGATGCTGGGCCTCGAGGAGCGCTTCGGCATCGAGTTCCCCGACGAGCTCCTGAATCGGAAGTCGTTCTCGTCCATCCGCGCCATCCGCGAGGCCGTCTCCTCCCTGATTCAGCAGGAAGCCGCATGA
- a CDS encoding acyl-CoA dehydrogenase family protein — MSTLAARAERAAAVAARHADAVDREGRFPVEAVAAMKAERLLGLQIPGQLGGEGAGLVQIAELCSTLGQACSAAAMTFAMHHIKVSSLVTHGLDSPWHGRLMERIAREQLLVASSTTEAGIGGDLRNSLCAVETNGEVFALGKDASVISYGAHADLILATARRHPDAATSDQVLVALMADQVSLVRTGDWDTLGMRGTCSEGFRLEARNVPVEQILPKPFAEIAAQSMLASSHLLWSSVWYGIATYAVDRARAFVQAEARRRPGQVPPTATRLAEVSNAHQAMRGTIASALRRFEDAHGDADTIGSVGFCVMLNNLKVTVSDMAVDIVRRALAIVGLAGYRNDTPFSLGRPLRDVLSAPLMIGNDRILANTAKLLLVQKGSGQLMSA, encoded by the coding sequence ATGAGCACGCTCGCCGCGCGCGCCGAGCGGGCCGCGGCGGTGGCGGCGCGCCACGCCGACGCCGTCGACCGCGAAGGCCGCTTCCCCGTGGAGGCTGTCGCCGCCATGAAGGCCGAGCGCCTGCTCGGCCTCCAGATCCCGGGTCAGCTCGGCGGCGAGGGGGCCGGGCTGGTGCAGATCGCCGAGCTGTGCAGCACGCTCGGGCAGGCCTGCAGCGCGGCGGCGATGACCTTCGCGATGCACCACATCAAGGTGTCCAGCCTCGTGACCCACGGCCTGGACAGCCCCTGGCACGGACGCCTGATGGAGCGGATCGCGCGGGAGCAACTGCTGGTCGCCTCCTCGACCACCGAGGCGGGCATCGGCGGCGACCTCCGGAACAGCCTCTGCGCGGTGGAAACCAACGGCGAGGTCTTCGCCCTCGGCAAGGACGCGTCGGTGATCTCCTACGGCGCCCACGCCGACCTGATCCTCGCCACGGCGCGGCGCCATCCGGACGCGGCGACGTCCGATCAGGTCCTCGTCGCGCTGATGGCCGACCAGGTCTCCCTCGTGCGCACGGGCGACTGGGACACCCTCGGCATGCGCGGGACCTGCAGCGAGGGCTTCCGCCTGGAGGCCCGGAACGTCCCGGTCGAGCAGATCCTGCCGAAGCCGTTCGCGGAGATCGCCGCCCAGTCGATGCTGGCCTCCTCGCACCTGCTGTGGAGCAGCGTCTGGTACGGGATCGCGACCTACGCGGTCGATCGCGCCCGCGCCTTCGTGCAGGCCGAGGCGCGGCGCCGGCCCGGGCAGGTGCCGCCGACGGCGACGCGCCTCGCCGAGGTCTCCAACGCGCACCAGGCCATGCGCGGCACCATCGCGTCGGCCCTACGCCGTTTCGAGGACGCCCACGGGGACGCCGACACGATCGGCTCCGTCGGCTTCTGCGTGATGCTCAACAATCTGAAGGTCACCGTCTCCGACATGGCGGTCGACATCGTGCGGCGGGCGCTCGCGATCGTCGGTCTCGCCGGCTACCGGAACGACACGCCCTTCAGCCTGGGACGGCCGCTGCGCGACGTCCTCTCCGCGCCGCTGATGATCGGCAACGACCGCATCCTCGCCAACACCGCCAAGCTCCTGCTCGTGCAGAAGGGCAGCGGCCAGCTCATGAGTGCGTGA
- a CDS encoding amino acid--[acyl-carrier-protein] ligase, translating into MESISSPAGDVVLLEDEPAGGPTFLDRLFDRGLLVRTGVDGLYGRSGGFESVVDALDRMITRLGAAEGAEVLRFPPAMSRPAFERSGYLKGFPNLAGTVHSFCGDARGHAEILACLEAGTDWTGQQEATDVVLTPAACYPVYPVAAARGALPTEGRLFDLQSYCFRREPSLEPTRMQLFRMREYVRMGSPEQVLAFRETWLERGTAMMRALGLPLAIDAANDPFFGRAGRMLANNQRAQGLKFELNVPVNSVDKPTACLSFNYHQDHFGSTWELRQADGAVAHTACVGFGLERITLALLRHHGLDLAAWPEAVRAELWD; encoded by the coding sequence ATGGAATCGATCTCCTCTCCCGCCGGCGACGTCGTCCTGCTCGAGGACGAGCCGGCCGGCGGCCCGACCTTCCTCGACCGCCTGTTCGACCGCGGCCTGCTCGTCCGGACCGGCGTCGACGGCCTCTACGGCCGCAGCGGCGGCTTCGAGAGCGTCGTCGACGCCCTCGACCGGATGATCACGCGCCTCGGGGCCGCCGAGGGGGCCGAGGTGCTGCGGTTCCCGCCGGCCATGAGCCGCCCGGCCTTCGAGCGCAGCGGCTATCTCAAGGGCTTCCCGAACCTCGCCGGGACCGTGCACAGCTTCTGCGGCGACGCGCGCGGACACGCCGAGATCCTCGCCTGCCTCGAGGCCGGGACCGACTGGACCGGCCAGCAGGAGGCCACCGACGTCGTGCTGACGCCCGCGGCCTGCTACCCGGTCTATCCGGTCGCCGCCGCGCGGGGCGCGCTGCCGACCGAGGGCCGCCTGTTCGACCTGCAATCCTACTGCTTCCGGCGCGAGCCGTCGCTGGAGCCGACCCGGATGCAGCTCTTCCGGATGCGCGAGTACGTGCGCATGGGCAGCCCCGAGCAGGTTCTGGCCTTCCGCGAAACCTGGCTCGAGCGCGGCACGGCCATGATGCGCGCCCTCGGTCTGCCCCTCGCCATCGACGCGGCCAACGACCCGTTCTTCGGCCGCGCCGGCCGGATGCTCGCCAACAACCAGCGGGCTCAGGGGCTGAAGTTCGAGCTGAACGTCCCGGTCAACAGCGTCGACAAGCCGACGGCCTGCCTCAGCTTCAACTATCACCAGGACCATTTCGGCAGCACATGGGAGCTGCGCCAGGCGGACGGCGCGGTCGCTCACACGGCCTGCGTCGGATTCGGCCTGGAGCGGATCACCCTGGCGCTCCTGCGCCACCACGGGCTCGATCTCGCCGCCTGGCCGGAGGCCGTGCGCGCCGAGCTGTGGGATTGA